In the Methanofastidiosum sp. genome, one interval contains:
- a CDS encoding DUF523 and DUF1722 domain-containing protein yields the protein MKHFLKPRIVISKCIEHGSCRYNGQMISSEFVEKLKSFVDFVPICPEFEIGLGVPRDPIRIVSFNGDLKLLQLKTEKDVTKDMIEFSNSFLDKLLDIDGFILKSKSPSCGIKDSKIHTVKGPQPKYPKGPGFFGKVVQEKHPNLAIEDEGRLLNSRIKQHFLTKIYSLRRFREVKKTMSKKDLVEYQSYNKLLFGAYSQKETKEIGRIVANMDKYPLEKIFQNYEAHLFTLFSKPPKCPPNINILLHGFGYISKNLNKKEKEFFLETIDKYRNGNVSLSVPTNILKSWVLRFDEKYLENQSFFEPYPDELLSVEDLNACEVKDYWE from the coding sequence ATGAAACATTTTTTAAAACCAAGGATTGTTATAAGCAAATGCATAGAGCATGGATCCTGTAGATATAACGGCCAGATGATATCAAGTGAATTTGTAGAAAAATTAAAATCATTTGTAGATTTTGTTCCGATTTGTCCTGAATTTGAAATAGGTCTTGGAGTGCCAAGAGATCCAATTAGGATTGTTTCGTTTAATGGCGATTTAAAGCTTTTACAACTAAAAACTGAAAAAGATGTCACTAAAGATATGATAGAGTTTTCTAATTCATTTTTAGATAAATTATTAGATATTGATGGATTTATCCTAAAATCAAAGTCCCCCTCGTGTGGTATTAAAGATTCCAAGATACATACTGTCAAAGGCCCACAACCTAAATACCCTAAAGGCCCGGGATTTTTTGGTAAAGTTGTACAAGAAAAACACCCTAATCTAGCCATAGAAGATGAAGGGCGATTACTTAACTCAAGAATAAAACAGCATTTTCTGACAAAGATATATTCATTAAGGAGATTTAGAGAAGTCAAGAAAACAATGTCGAAGAAAGACTTAGTTGAATATCAATCATACAATAAATTGTTGTTTGGTGCATACAGCCAAAAAGAAACAAAAGAGATTGGTAGGATCGTTGCCAATATGGATAAATATCCACTTGAAAAAATATTCCAGAATTACGAAGCACACCTCTTCACTCTTTTTTCAAAGCCGCCAAAATGCCCTCCCAATATAAATATTCTTTTACACGGATTTGGATATATATCTAAAAATTTAAATAAAAAGGAGAAAGAATTCTTTCTTGAGACAATAGACAAATATAGAAATGGTAATGTGTCTTTAAGCGTTCCAACTAACATTCTAAAATCCTGGGTTTTGAGATTTGATGAAAAATATCTTGAAAATCAAAGTTTCTTTGAACCTTATCCAGATGAATTGCTATCTGTTGAAGATCTTAATGCATGTGAAGTTAAGGATTATTGGGAATAG
- a CDS encoding deoxyribodipyrimidine photo-lyase translates to MIRNERIKYLNDNNEKNGDYVLYWMQSSQRTEYNHALEYSILKANSLDLPLIVFFGLNEKFPNANLRNISFMLEGLYEVEKSLKNKNIKFVIWKKKPKIGATEISSDASVVIVDKGYQRFERDWRGHVAKNIDCPLIEIETNTVVPVEEVSKKEEYAAATIRPKINKLLNSYLSPSSLSNPRISSLSFRIDSLNMDEIEEIINSLKIDKSVKAAPYLFGGTSEAKNHLEYFTKHKLDRYDDLRNNPNLDYLSNMSPYLHFGQISPLYIALKIQQTGDAGKGAFLEELIVRRELSMNYVYYNAQYDSFGGLPDWCKKTLKLHEKDSREYTYSLKDFENANTHDPYWNAAQREMVYTGKMHGYMRMYWGKKVIEWTKSPEDAYEILIYLNNKYELDGRDPNGYTGIAWCFGKHDRPWAERKIFGNIRYMNDKGLMRKFDADAYTKKINEYVSNT, encoded by the coding sequence TTGATTCGAAATGAGAGAATAAAATATTTGAACGATAATAATGAAAAAAACGGAGATTATGTTCTATACTGGATGCAGTCTTCTCAAAGAACAGAGTACAATCATGCTTTAGAATATTCAATTTTAAAAGCTAATTCTCTAGATTTACCATTAATTGTATTTTTCGGATTAAATGAAAAATTTCCAAATGCAAATCTGAGAAATATTTCTTTCATGCTTGAAGGACTATATGAAGTTGAAAAATCTCTGAAAAATAAAAATATTAAATTTGTCATTTGGAAAAAAAAGCCCAAAATTGGGGCAACAGAAATTTCAAGTGATGCCTCAGTCGTGATTGTAGATAAAGGCTATCAAAGATTTGAACGAGATTGGAGAGGCCATGTTGCAAAAAATATTGATTGTCCTTTGATAGAAATTGAAACTAATACTGTTGTTCCAGTAGAAGAAGTTTCAAAAAAAGAAGAATACGCAGCCGCAACTATAAGGCCAAAAATAAATAAACTCCTGAATTCTTACCTTTCACCGTCGAGTTTAAGCAACCCTAGAATAAGTTCTCTTTCTTTTAGAATTGATTCTTTAAATATGGACGAAATAGAAGAAATAATTAACTCTCTTAAGATCGATAAAAGTGTAAAAGCTGCACCTTATTTATTTGGAGGAACTTCAGAAGCTAAAAATCATCTTGAGTATTTTACCAAACATAAGCTTGATAGGTATGATGATTTAAGAAATAATCCAAATCTTGACTACCTATCAAATATGAGCCCATATCTCCATTTCGGGCAGATATCTCCTTTGTACATTGCATTGAAAATTCAGCAAACTGGGGACGCTGGCAAGGGTGCATTCTTAGAAGAACTAATTGTTCGAAGAGAACTTTCAATGAACTACGTTTATTATAATGCTCAATATGATTCCTTTGGAGGATTGCCTGATTGGTGTAAGAAAACTTTAAAGTTACATGAAAAAGACTCAAGAGAATATACCTATTCCCTCAAGGATTTTGAAAATGCAAACACCCATGATCCGTACTGGAATGCTGCCCAAAGAGAAATGGTATACACCGGTAAAATGCATGGTTATATGCGGATGTATTGGGGAAAAAAGGTCATTGAATGGACTAAATCCCCAGAAGATGCGTATGAAATATTGATCTACTTAAATAATAAATATGAATTAGATGGTCGAGATCCAAATGGATATACTGGAATTGCTTGGTGTTTTGGAAAGCATGATAGACCTTGGGCAGAAAGAAAAATTTTTGGCAATATACGTTATATGAACGATAAAGGACTTATGAGAAAATTTGACGCTGATGCATATACGAAAAAGATAAATGAGTATGTCTCTAATACTTAG